One segment of Halomarina pelagica DNA contains the following:
- a CDS encoding sodium:calcium antiporter: MPFDAPAVIVGLVSFVIGIGLVIGSVETFIEAVAESALALGISGFFLTVFLAGTDLENAVLGFVAVLDGLPGLALGTVFGEALFILGAAVGLAGVLTPFETTVPRSYLLMMLGAPALLLALALDGTLTHTDGLLLTVAYLPLLAAVYVLERRSSTRYLSAEEIEEAQALDGGKEVDDDGEFLDLDLDFDLEIGRLESFRADHEGWYRLGVAVLAVGGMTVGSELAVSGAQTILGVIGITGLAFGATVMSFIASLEELFLTVEPVRRGQPHLGVGNIVGSMLFFVTANAGVIALVRPIDTTGTVFTVHWPFFLLALGLVAGMLVRGRIGRPEGAVLLAVYAAYWGANLLS, from the coding sequence ATGCCGTTCGACGCGCCAGCCGTGATCGTCGGTCTCGTCTCCTTCGTGATCGGTATCGGACTGGTCATCGGGAGCGTCGAGACGTTCATCGAGGCGGTCGCGGAGAGCGCGCTCGCGCTCGGCATCTCCGGGTTCTTCTTGACGGTGTTTCTGGCCGGAACCGATCTCGAGAACGCGGTGCTCGGCTTCGTGGCGGTACTCGATGGGCTTCCGGGCCTCGCGCTGGGCACGGTCTTCGGTGAGGCGCTCTTCATCCTCGGTGCGGCCGTCGGGCTCGCGGGGGTGCTTACGCCGTTCGAGACGACTGTACCGCGATCCTACCTCCTGATGATGCTCGGTGCACCGGCGCTGCTTCTCGCTCTTGCGCTCGACGGAACGCTCACGCACACCGATGGTCTCCTGCTTACTGTCGCTTACCTACCGTTGCTCGCGGCCGTGTACGTACTCGAACGGCGGTCGAGCACGCGATATCTGAGCGCGGAGGAAATCGAGGAGGCTCAGGCACTCGACGGGGGAAAGGAGGTGGACGACGACGGTGAGTTCCTCGACCTCGACCTCGACTTTGACCTCGAGATCGGACGGCTCGAGTCGTTCCGGGCCGACCACGAGGGATGGTATCGACTCGGCGTCGCGGTCCTCGCGGTGGGCGGCATGACCGTCGGGTCGGAACTCGCCGTCTCCGGTGCACAGACCATACTCGGCGTTATCGGCATTACCGGGCTCGCGTTCGGCGCGACCGTGATGAGTTTTATCGCATCGCTCGAGGAACTGTTTCTCACCGTCGAACCGGTCCGTCGGGGACAGCCGCACCTCGGCGTGGGGAACATCGTCGGTAGCATGCTGTTTTTCGTGACGGCGAACGCGGGCGTCATTGCGCTGGTTAGACCGATCGACACGACAGGTACGGTGTTCACGGTCCACTGGCCGTTTTTCCTCCTCGCGCTCGGTCTCGTCGCGGGGATGCTCGTCCGCGGACGGATCGGTCGACCCGAGGGTGCGGTGCTGCTCGCAGTGTACGCCGCTTACTGGGGGGCGAACCTCCTTTCATAG
- a CDS encoding Rab5-interacting family protein, with product MNVPGEVARLRRPEYTGENRCVPCTVLNVLVAGVLAAIIGLVSHPGFGLVAFSVSALVIYLRGYLVPGTPTLTRRYFPPWVLRLFGKDPLEGRRAVDEPARTTADGDVETESLFTAGVLAETDADGVELTATFRETWSERMATVHERGVEVNDVRVMFDADTVTRHGDRSFVVDGNASIRWDSVAALVADVAATEILRECVDWSAFDRDRRRSVLLSLRLFLRNCPACDGALSVTEERVDPCCQKPHLVAESVCRDCGAVVADAAAVDREGVASVRTNLLG from the coding sequence ATGAACGTCCCTGGCGAAGTCGCTCGACTACGGCGTCCGGAGTACACGGGGGAGAATCGCTGCGTCCCGTGTACGGTGCTGAACGTGCTCGTCGCCGGCGTGCTTGCCGCGATCATCGGACTCGTGAGCCACCCTGGATTCGGACTTGTCGCCTTCAGCGTCTCCGCGCTCGTCATCTACCTGCGCGGGTACCTCGTACCGGGGACGCCGACGCTCACACGGCGCTACTTCCCGCCGTGGGTGCTCCGTCTGTTCGGGAAGGACCCTCTCGAGGGGAGACGCGCTGTCGACGAGCCGGCGAGAACGACGGCGGACGGGGACGTCGAAACGGAGTCTCTGTTCACTGCTGGGGTCTTGGCTGAGACGGACGCGGACGGGGTCGAACTCACGGCGACGTTCCGCGAGACGTGGAGTGAACGGATGGCGACGGTCCACGAACGGGGCGTCGAAGTGAACGACGTGCGTGTGATGTTCGACGCCGACACCGTCACTCGCCACGGGGATCGATCGTTCGTCGTCGACGGTAACGCGTCGATCAGGTGGGACTCGGTCGCCGCGCTCGTCGCGGACGTCGCCGCGACGGAAATTCTCCGGGAGTGCGTCGACTGGTCCGCGTTCGACCGGGACCGACGGCGGTCCGTCCTGCTGAGCCTACGACTGTTCCTCCGAAACTGTCCGGCCTGTGACGGCGCGCTGTCCGTGACGGAGGAACGCGTCGATCCCTGCTGTCAGAAACCCCACCTCGTCGCCGAGTCCGTCTGTCGAGACTGCGGAGCGGTGGTCGCCGACGCGGCCGCCGTGGACCGCGAAGGCGTCGCGTCCGTCCGGACGAACCTGCTCGGTTGA
- the fer gene encoding ferredoxin Fer, with the protein MTSDQQLPNIKVGRDAARDAEWEGEEEETATVEYLNYRVLERHGWDVDDDDLFEKAAAADLDDVDYGTLEVGEYRYILDAAEDAGYAWPFECRAASCANCCAFLVEGEIDMDMNLFLTDEEVEEMGLRLTCVGTPGTEEVKLIYNVRSHDYLQTVVGKREV; encoded by the coding sequence ATGACGTCCGATCAGCAGCTTCCGAACATCAAGGTAGGACGGGACGCCGCCCGCGACGCCGAGTGGGAGGGAGAGGAGGAGGAAACCGCCACAGTCGAGTACCTCAACTACCGAGTACTCGAGAGGCACGGCTGGGACGTGGACGACGACGACCTCTTCGAGAAGGCGGCGGCGGCTGATCTGGACGACGTCGACTACGGAACGCTCGAGGTCGGCGAGTATCGGTACATTCTCGACGCCGCCGAGGACGCCGGATACGCATGGCCGTTCGAGTGCCGAGCCGCCTCGTGTGCAAACTGCTGTGCCTTCCTCGTCGAGGGTGAGATCGATATGGACATGAACCTGTTTCTGACCGACGAGGAGGTCGAGGAGATGGGTCTCCGGTTAACGTGCGTAGGGACGCCCGGCACCGAGGAGGTGAAACTCATCTACAACGTCAGGAGCCACGACTACCTTCAGACGGTCGTCGGAAAACGCGAAGTGTGA
- a CDS encoding pyrroloquinoline quinone-dependent dehydrogenase — protein sequence MSIEEDRAVQAAQDTVVRETDNGYRVLGAPEKSVTHQHDIDRIPEKDVTQEMLSNSGENAECWLMYGGNYEQHRYTTADVITPENIDDLELEHEMRVGSGSSMEGTPLVVPGDPPVMYQSNGPNHVKAIDPREGDVLWSYTYAVPSDVVLCCDDNNRGVAVYGDKIFMCTLDSGVIALDRYTGEEVWYTSTADHERGYSATWAPIVHDGTLYTGSAGGEYGVRGFHTALDTETGEQKWFTHTCPEGEWVGDSINQAAGTNWMTATLDEERNRLYLPVGNPGPDFDGSVRPGPNRNTCGTLCLDAETGERLWFHQESPHDVWDYDSACPRVFIKDLEIAHRNQTKDVVVDAGKTGWAYTVDAETGELIERSEPGVQQLNMFRMIPHIDEGRRGTFMPGGMGGNDWQPPAYSPETGLIYYKMHNNAQEAWWRFEEFEEGKKYWGGILEDETEAMPDEYNGHIASIVALDPATGERVWRDWIDSDTYLWGGSMATATGLVFAGTQNGNLIAYDGETGERVWEFDCGDTPLSASPMSWYDPGTEKQYIAIQVGGSGWLRRGKRDDRLLIFSMAA from the coding sequence ATGTCAATAGAGGAAGACAGGGCCGTTCAGGCCGCACAGGACACCGTCGTTCGAGAGACAGACAACGGCTACCGGGTGCTCGGCGCACCCGAGAAGTCGGTCACCCACCAGCACGACATCGACCGCATTCCCGAGAAGGACGTCACGCAGGAGATGTTGAGCAACTCCGGTGAGAACGCGGAGTGCTGGTTGATGTACGGGGGGAACTACGAACAGCACCGCTACACGACCGCCGACGTCATCACACCCGAGAACATCGACGATCTCGAACTGGAACACGAGATGCGGGTCGGCTCCGGGTCGAGCATGGAGGGGACGCCGTTGGTAGTCCCCGGCGATCCGCCGGTGATGTATCAGTCGAACGGGCCGAACCACGTGAAGGCCATCGACCCGCGCGAGGGCGACGTCCTCTGGAGCTACACGTACGCCGTACCGTCGGACGTCGTGCTCTGCTGCGACGACAACAATCGTGGCGTCGCCGTCTACGGCGACAAGATCTTCATGTGCACCCTCGATTCGGGGGTCATCGCGCTCGACCGCTACACCGGGGAGGAGGTGTGGTACACGAGCACTGCTGACCACGAGCGGGGCTACTCCGCGACGTGGGCACCCATCGTCCACGACGGGACGCTCTACACGGGGAGCGCCGGCGGCGAGTACGGCGTCCGCGGGTTCCACACGGCGCTCGACACCGAGACGGGCGAGCAGAAGTGGTTCACCCACACCTGTCCGGAGGGGGAGTGGGTCGGCGATAGCATCAACCAGGCGGCCGGAACCAACTGGATGACGGCCACGCTAGACGAGGAGCGAAATCGGCTGTACCTGCCGGTCGGGAACCCCGGTCCCGACTTCGACGGGTCGGTCCGACCGGGACCGAACCGCAACACCTGCGGTACGCTGTGTCTCGACGCGGAAACCGGCGAACGCCTCTGGTTCCACCAGGAGTCGCCCCACGACGTCTGGGACTACGACTCGGCCTGCCCCCGCGTGTTCATCAAGGACCTCGAGATCGCCCACCGCAACCAGACCAAGGACGTCGTCGTCGACGCCGGGAAGACGGGCTGGGCGTACACGGTCGACGCCGAGACCGGCGAACTCATCGAACGGAGCGAACCGGGCGTCCAGCAGCTCAACATGTTCCGGATGATCCCGCACATCGACGAGGGCAGGCGTGGGACGTTCATGCCCGGCGGGATGGGCGGCAACGACTGGCAGCCCCCGGCCTACAGCCCCGAGACCGGCCTCATCTACTACAAGATGCACAACAACGCCCAGGAGGCGTGGTGGCGGTTCGAGGAGTTCGAGGAGGGCAAGAAGTACTGGGGCGGTATCCTCGAGGACGAGACCGAGGCGATGCCCGACGAGTACAACGGCCACATCGCCTCCATCGTCGCGCTCGATCCGGCGACCGGCGAGCGCGTCTGGCGCGACTGGATCGACAGCGACACCTACCTCTGGGGTGGTTCGATGGCGACCGCGACTGGCCTCGTGTTCGCCGGCACGCAGAACGGCAACCTTATCGCCTACGACGGAGAGACGGGCGAGCGCGTCTGGGAGTTCGACTGCGGCGACACGCCGCTCTCTGCCAGTCCCATGAGCTGGTACGACCCCGGCACCGAGAAGCAGTACATCGCCATCCAGGTCGGAGGTAGCGGCTGGCTCCGCCGGGGGAAGCGCGACGATAGACTCCTCATCTTCTCGATGGCGGCGTAA
- a CDS encoding CDC48 family AAA ATPase yields the protein MELTVRRSGRQGGGDGLAVLNRETMDELGIGSGEYVVVTGPLGEHAVAQVLPSDEVDPRTIRLDGRVRRTARVDAEDTVSVERTDVKSADSVTVALPEEIGIEESLKLTLRDELIGQALIVGQTIPVTLRLEPPSKPVERALPVQITETRPTDRVVVRDWTRIQVSPAPAEGLSLGPSDDASGPLPAAGTVTYDDIGGLDEELEQVREMIELPMCHPELFHVLGIEPPRGVLLHGPPGTGKTLLARAVADEIDAYFTTVSGPEIASKYYGESEERLRDVFEEARENEPAIVLLDDLDSLAAERGNDGDAGSRIVAQLLSLLDGLAERGRVTVIGTTNRPDAIDPALRRPGRFDREIEIGVPDRDGRAEILRIHARGMPLAADVDLNGIAELTHGFVGADLENLATESAMYALRRVRGAFDIDEELDTDLLASLSVTADDVREALRNVEPSALREVFVEVPNVTWDDVGGLEDTEERLRETVQWPLEYPEAFERVDLSPATGVLLYGPPGTGKTLLAKAVANESRSNFISIKGPELLDKYVGESERGVRDVFEKARSNAPTVVFFDEIDAIAGERGRHGGDSGVGERVVSQLLTELDGLEELEDVVVVATTNRRDLLDDALLRPGRLDRHVYVPAPDEEGRREIFAVHTRGKPLADDVDLDELAARTEGYVGADVEAVCREAATVAVREYVRAGASTVEEVFVTVDHFEAAIEEVEGNRGDRTDQSLDSGSVDGSTVDDR from the coding sequence ATGGAGCTAACGGTCAGGCGGTCGGGGCGGCAGGGGGGCGGCGACGGATTAGCCGTACTTAACCGGGAGACGATGGACGAACTAGGGATCGGAAGCGGCGAGTACGTCGTCGTCACCGGGCCGCTCGGGGAGCACGCGGTCGCGCAGGTACTGCCGTCCGACGAGGTGGATCCCCGTACCATCCGCCTCGACGGGCGCGTCCGTCGGACGGCGCGCGTCGACGCCGAGGACACCGTGTCCGTCGAGCGAACCGACGTCAAATCGGCCGACAGCGTCACCGTCGCCCTGCCAGAGGAGATCGGGATCGAAGAGAGCCTCAAGCTGACCCTCCGCGATGAACTCATCGGACAGGCGCTGATCGTCGGTCAGACGATACCGGTCACGCTCCGACTCGAGCCACCCTCGAAGCCGGTGGAGCGCGCCCTCCCGGTGCAGATAACCGAGACGAGGCCGACCGATCGGGTCGTGGTACGGGACTGGACGAGGATTCAGGTCTCCCCCGCTCCCGCCGAGGGGCTCTCGCTCGGCCCCTCCGACGACGCGTCCGGGCCGCTTCCGGCCGCCGGAACGGTGACCTACGACGACATCGGAGGGCTCGACGAGGAACTCGAACAGGTCCGCGAGATGATCGAACTCCCCATGTGTCACCCGGAGCTGTTCCACGTCCTCGGTATCGAGCCCCCGAGGGGCGTCCTCCTGCACGGACCGCCGGGGACCGGCAAGACCCTGCTGGCGAGGGCCGTCGCCGACGAGATCGACGCCTACTTCACCACCGTCTCCGGCCCGGAGATCGCGTCGAAGTACTACGGCGAGAGCGAGGAACGCCTCCGGGACGTATTCGAGGAGGCTAGGGAGAACGAGCCAGCGATCGTCCTCCTCGACGACCTCGACTCGCTCGCGGCGGAACGAGGGAACGACGGTGACGCCGGCTCCCGGATCGTGGCTCAGTTGCTCTCGCTGCTGGACGGTCTCGCTGAGCGGGGACGGGTCACCGTCATCGGGACGACCAACCGGCCCGACGCCATCGATCCCGCGCTCCGTCGTCCCGGCCGATTCGACCGCGAGATCGAGATCGGCGTCCCCGACCGCGACGGTCGGGCGGAAATCCTCCGTATCCACGCTCGCGGGATGCCCCTCGCGGCCGACGTCGACCTCAACGGGATCGCCGAACTCACGCACGGCTTCGTCGGGGCCGATCTGGAGAACCTCGCGACCGAGAGCGCGATGTACGCGCTGCGCCGCGTTCGCGGGGCGTTCGACATCGACGAGGAACTCGACACCGACCTGCTCGCATCGCTCTCGGTGACCGCGGACGACGTGCGGGAGGCATTGCGGAACGTCGAACCCTCGGCACTGCGGGAGGTGTTCGTGGAGGTCCCGAACGTCACCTGGGATGACGTTGGCGGGCTGGAGGATACCGAGGAGCGCCTCCGGGAGACAGTCCAGTGGCCCCTCGAGTACCCCGAGGCGTTCGAACGGGTGGACCTCAGCCCCGCCACCGGCGTGCTGCTGTACGGCCCGCCGGGGACCGGGAAGACCCTCCTCGCCAAGGCGGTCGCCAACGAGTCCCGGAGCAACTTCATCTCCATCAAGGGCCCCGAACTGCTGGACAAGTACGTCGGCGAGTCCGAGCGGGGCGTCCGCGACGTCTTCGAGAAGGCCCGGTCGAACGCCCCGACCGTGGTGTTCTTCGACGAGATCGACGCCATCGCGGGCGAACGCGGGCGTCACGGCGGGGATTCGGGCGTCGGTGAGCGCGTCGTCTCCCAGCTGCTGACCGAACTCGACGGCCTGGAGGAATTGGAGGACGTCGTCGTGGTCGCCACGACCAACCGGCGCGACCTGCTCGACGACGCGTTGCTGCGCCCGGGTCGGCTCGACCGACACGTCTACGTGCCCGCTCCCGACGAGGAGGGCCGTCGCGAGATATTCGCGGTCCACACCCGCGGGAAGCCGCTGGCGGACGACGTGGACCTCGACGAACTCGCCGCGCGGACCGAGGGGTATGTCGGTGCGGATGTCGAAGCTGTCTGCCGCGAGGCGGCGACCGTCGCCGTTCGCGAGTACGTCCGAGCGGGTGCGTCCACCGTCGAGGAAGTGTTCGTGACGGTGGACCACTTCGAGGCGGCTATCGAAGAGGTCGAAGGAAATCGCGGCGACCGCACGGATCAGTCACTCGATTCCGGATCGGTCGACGGATCGACCGTCGACGACCGTTGA
- a CDS encoding VOC family protein: MDAVDHINVDVDDLEACFRFYRDVLDLELLRPPEDFRGEHAMFRAGDTVVTLAATGRAANWKEADLDHPLDKAHVAFETDRTAYEALIAELDGQFPNQGPYDWGDFEGFYFLDPDGNLLEVVTYDPQTVDRTLLTHDVVEE; this comes from the coding sequence ATGGACGCCGTCGATCACATCAACGTCGACGTCGACGACCTCGAAGCGTGTTTTCGGTTCTACCGCGACGTGCTCGACCTCGAACTGCTCCGGCCGCCGGAGGACTTCCGGGGCGAGCACGCGATGTTCCGGGCCGGCGACACCGTCGTGACGCTGGCGGCGACGGGCCGTGCGGCAAACTGGAAAGAGGCGGACCTCGATCACCCCCTCGACAAGGCGCACGTCGCGTTCGAGACCGATCGCACGGCGTACGAGGCGCTGATCGCGGAACTCGACGGGCAGTTCCCCAACCAGGGTCCCTACGACTGGGGCGACTTCGAGGGGTTCTACTTTCTCGATCCCGACGGCAATTTGCTCGAAGTCGTCACCTACGACCCGCAGACGGTCGACCGGACGCTGCTCACCCACGACGTCGTGGAGGAGTGA